In one Nicotiana sylvestris chromosome 8, ASM39365v2, whole genome shotgun sequence genomic region, the following are encoded:
- the LOC104225429 gene encoding probable pyruvate, phosphate dikinase regulatory protein, chloroplastic, which yields MICSSSLVMSSSPSPPASSEASDELTQPQVRKFKTSPQLNRWSRARSIRSGRKLDRSVELRTNSGSPVRGEEEFELPTSPKRGSGSGSESETEGNGGGKSIFMVSDGTGWTAEHAVNAALGQFDYCLVDRVCPVNTHLFSGIDDVEQLMEIIKQAAKEGAMVVYTLADPSMSESARQACKHWGVASTDVLGPITEAIGGHLGVSPSGLPRWAPGREKALSEEYFRRIEAIEFTIKQDDGALPRNLHLADIILTGVSRSGKTPLSIYLAQKGYKVANVPIVMNVDLPKTLFEVNPEKVFALTINPVVLQSIRRARAKTLSFNGEIKTNYCDMDYVKQDLEFAGKIFAQNPVWPVIEVTAKAIEETAVIVLRLYHDRKNRCSMPRISKRY from the exons ATGATTTGTTCTTCTAGCTTAGTCATGTCCAGTAGCCCATCTCCTCCGGCGAGTTCTGAAGCTTCCGATGAACTGACTCAGCCACAGGTTCGAAAATTTAAAACTAGTCCTCAGCTAAACCGGTGGTCCAGAGCTCGAAGCATCCGGTCCGGAAGGAAATTAGACCGGTCTGTTGAATTACGCACCAACTCCGGTTCGCCGGTTCGGGGTGAAGAGGAATTTGAGTTGCCTACGTCTCCTAAACGTGGGAGTGGGTCCGGTTCGGAGAGTGAAACGGAGGGTAACGGAGGAGGGAAGTCGATATTTATGGTGTCTGATGGAACTGGATGGACGGCGGAACACGCCGTTAACGCGGCGTTAGGACAGTTTGATTATTGCTTAGTTGATCGGGTTTGTCCTGTGAATACTCACTTGTTCTCTGGG ATTGATGATGTTGAACAATTAATGGAGATAATAAAACAAGCAGCGAAAGAGGGGGCGATGGTCGTCTATACTTTAGCTGATCCTTCTATGTCTGAATCCGCCAGACAAGCATGTAAACACTGGGGTGTAGCGTCTACCGATGTACTGGGGCCAATTACAGAGGCGATTGGTGGCCATCTTGGTGTTTCACCTTCTGGCCTCCCTCGCTGGGCTCCTGGGAGGGAAAAAGCTCTCAGCGAGGAATACTTCCGAAGGATTGAAGCAATTGAATTTACCATAAAGCAAGATGATGGCGCCTTGCCACGAAACCTGCACTTGGCTGATATAATTCTAACGGGTGTTTCACGATCTGGGAAGACACCACTGTCTATTTATCTAGCACAGAAAGGATATAAAGTAGCTAATGTGCCTATTGTCATGAATGTAGACTTGCCCAAGACTCTGTTTGAAGTTAATCCAGAAAAGGTTTTTGCTTTGACCATAAATCCTGTTGTTCTGCAATCCATCAGAAGAGCAAGAGCTAAGACTCTCAGTTTTAATGGAGAAATAAAGACCAACTATTGTGACATGGATTATGTGAAACAAGATTTGGAATTCGCTGGAAAGATTTTTGCGCAAAACCCTGTCTGGCCAGTGATAG AAGTTACAGCTAAAGCTATTGAAGAAACGGCAGTTATTGTTCTAAGACTTTACCATGACAGAAAGAACAGGTGTTCAATGCCAAGAATTTCAAAACGCTATTAA